Proteins found in one Thermoflexus sp. genomic segment:
- a CDS encoding Holliday junction resolvase-like protein, which produces MRLEPEDVRYLGSPMGWIVFRDLRDTEEEAVEILLVEAKTGKSGLNERQRRLRQAVQEGRVRVAWWTARLEREIDQEENRQGITFRVHVREYGERIGEGGTLRLNP; this is translated from the coding sequence ATGCGCCTGGAGCCGGAGGATGTGCGCTATCTGGGCAGCCCGATGGGCTGGATCGTGTTCCGTGACCTGCGGGATACGGAAGAAGAGGCGGTGGAAATCCTGCTGGTGGAGGCCAAAACCGGAAAATCCGGTCTGAACGAGCGGCAGCGGCGCCTGCGCCAGGCGGTGCAGGAAGGCCGGGTGCGGGTGGCGTGGTGGACCGCCAGGCTGGAGCGGGAGATCGATCAGGAGGAAAACCGCCAGGGGATCACATTCCGCGTGCATGTGCGGGAATATGGGGAACGGATCGGCGAGGGAGGAACCTTGCGGCTCAACCCTTGA
- a CDS encoding DNA methyltransferase has protein sequence MITDEETGIAGTWLPASGPRAAEGGCRSPAALRAGSGDSRRAMGMIKTMPIHDLDLERWEEYEDILTDSLWLLGPRANHGMHTPEYWGNFVPQIPYQAMRRFTRRGELILDPFAGLGTTLIEAKRLGRFAIGIELVPSVAERARWLIGLEENPHGVQTELQIGDSTDPATVERVRETMARWGFSGAQLLILHPPYHDIIRFSADPRDLSNAPTEEAFYEAFERVVENFAPLLDRGRFLVLVIGDKYTRGEWMPLGFRTMERVLRHGFRLKSICVKDIQENRGKRGQYHLWRYRALKGNFYIFKHEYVMFFERK, from the coding sequence ATGATAACCGATGAAGAGACCGGGATCGCCGGGACATGGCTTCCGGCTTCCGGGCCGCGCGCTGCGGAGGGCGGATGTCGGTCGCCTGCCGCTCTCCGGGCGGGATCTGGAGACAGCCGTCGGGCGATGGGGATGATCAAAACGATGCCGATCCACGATCTGGATCTGGAACGCTGGGAGGAATACGAGGACATCCTCACCGACAGCCTGTGGCTGCTGGGCCCCCGGGCCAACCATGGGATGCACACCCCGGAATACTGGGGCAACTTCGTCCCCCAGATCCCCTACCAGGCCATGCGGCGTTTCACCCGTCGCGGAGAGCTGATCCTCGATCCCTTCGCCGGGCTGGGCACCACCCTCATCGAGGCGAAACGGCTGGGCCGCTTCGCCATCGGCATCGAGCTGGTCCCCAGCGTGGCCGAACGGGCCCGCTGGCTCATCGGCCTGGAGGAGAACCCGCATGGAGTTCAGACGGAGCTCCAGATCGGAGACAGCACCGATCCCGCCACCGTCGAGCGCGTCCGGGAGACGATGGCCCGCTGGGGGTTCTCCGGCGCCCAGCTGCTGATCCTGCATCCGCCCTATCATGACATCATCCGGTTCAGCGCCGACCCGCGCGATCTCTCCAACGCGCCCACGGAGGAGGCCTTCTATGAGGCCTTCGAGCGGGTGGTGGAAAATTTCGCCCCGCTCCTGGATCGAGGGCGGTTTCTGGTGCTGGTGATCGGGGACAAATACACGCGGGGGGAATGGATGCCCCTGGGCTTCCGGACCATGGAACGGGTGCTGCGGCACGGGTTCCGCTTAAAGAGCATCTGCGTCAAAGACATCCAGGAGAACCGGGGCAAGCGCGGCCAGTATCACCTCTGGCGCTATCGCGCCCTCAAGGGGAATTTTTACATCTTCAAGCACGAATATGTGATGTTCTTCGAGCGGAAATGA
- a CDS encoding PIN domain-containing protein, which produces MPFSAALAGDFRLVLAPQTVREVLRWAERKGGARRQVIETFLVDVDFEMAPDVTREDSEAHRDTIRDETDIPILLAAIRAGVDYLVTNDKDFHDERTKAFLAQHGVTVMVVGTFLHEVMGWRSEDLERIRHREWNDLP; this is translated from the coding sequence ATGCCTTTCTCCGCCGCGCTGGCAGGGGATTTTCGCCTTGTTCTGGCCCCTCAGACGGTGCGTGAAGTGTTACGGTGGGCCGAACGAAAAGGAGGCGCCCGGCGTCAGGTCATCGAAACCTTTCTCGTCGACGTGGACTTCGAGATGGCGCCGGATGTGACGCGGGAGGACAGCGAGGCGCACCGGGACACGATACGGGACGAAACGGATATCCCCATCCTGTTGGCGGCAATTCGAGCTGGGGTCGATTACCTGGTGACAAACGACAAGGACTTTCATGATGAGAGGACAAAGGCTTTTCTGGCGCAGCATGGGGTCACTGTCATGGTGGTGGGAACGTTCCTGCATGAGGTGATGGGATGGCGAAGCGAAGATCTGGAAAGGATCCGGCATCGGGAGTGGAATGACCTCCCCTGA
- a CDS encoding type II toxin-antitoxin system Phd/YefM family antitoxin translates to MAAVKEKSVHVVPATWARTHLGEIIRRAITQGERFVVEKDNIPVVVILSVADYERLRREAALARFEALSRRAGLEAEAEGVNELGLEREIEAIQREVFEEQYGRP, encoded by the coding sequence ATGGCAGCGGTGAAGGAAAAGAGCGTCCATGTCGTGCCCGCGACGTGGGCGCGCACCCACCTGGGCGAAATCATCCGACGGGCCATCACCCAGGGCGAGCGCTTTGTCGTGGAGAAGGATAACATTCCCGTGGTGGTGATTCTCTCTGTAGCGGACTACGAGCGGCTGCGCCGCGAGGCGGCGCTGGCCCGCTTTGAGGCCCTGAGCCGCCGTGCCGGGTTAGAAGCCGAGGCGGAGGGTGTGAACGAGCTGGGGCTGGAACGGGAGATCGAGGCCATCCAACGAGAGGTCTTCGAGGAACAGTATGGCCGGCCGTGA
- a CDS encoding LCP family protein — translation MSIRWLGRALALIGFMMIIQSLIWMSHAMWTNRPPGNSEHGLNGLERSASTPSSGPTPTLPPTGTPTSTPTPAPTFTPIPPPSMPTPAFPARWAVTPTPRPGVSGGSLDGIPEPRPPLAFPPRRVNLLLLGSDRRPGERIGRTDTIIFASIDPDEPSVRLLSIPRDLWTYIPGWGFNKTNTAYVYGELARYPGGGYGLLQDTLRYNLGLTAHGYALVDFEGMRTIIDALGGVDVNVRCPLYDVFPDPDNPAITDTLALPAPGRYHLDGQQALWYMRSRHSTSDFDRSRRQQQVLEGLLDRLKEGGWLLRVPSLWSGIRQTVQTDLGLEEVLWLASIGVRLDRSRIARGWLHPVLAPSTISTTAGSELFVYLPTEQAYSYLERFLLGPLPAEASPIARVEVINASGNPFYGEMAVEILREAGFQAVRMVEAAPDGQPTRVIAMGSAGSSTAASALLRAFRLPRSRLEVSPEPGAEAPYRIWLGADFNPCVR, via the coding sequence ATGTCCATCCGCTGGTTGGGAAGAGCGCTCGCCCTCATCGGGTTCATGATGATCATCCAGAGCTTGATCTGGATGAGCCATGCGATGTGGACGAATCGACCGCCTGGGAATTCTGAGCATGGGCTTAATGGGCTCGAGCGGTCTGCGTCCACCCCATCTTCGGGGCCCACGCCCACCCTTCCACCCACTGGGACGCCGACTTCCACGCCCACGCCTGCGCCTACGTTCACGCCTATCCCGCCCCCATCGATGCCCACTCCGGCCTTCCCGGCCCGCTGGGCCGTCACCCCCACTCCTCGTCCCGGGGTTTCTGGGGGAAGCCTGGATGGGATCCCCGAGCCCCGTCCGCCTCTGGCCTTTCCGCCCAGACGGGTGAACCTGCTGTTGCTGGGAAGCGATCGACGCCCGGGGGAGCGGATTGGGCGAACGGACACGATCATCTTCGCCTCGATCGATCCGGATGAGCCCTCGGTGCGGTTGCTCAGCATCCCGCGGGATCTATGGACCTATATCCCGGGCTGGGGTTTCAACAAGACCAACACCGCCTATGTCTATGGGGAGCTGGCCCGTTACCCGGGCGGGGGCTATGGCCTGCTTCAGGATACGCTTCGCTACAATCTGGGGCTGACCGCTCACGGCTACGCCCTGGTGGATTTCGAGGGAATGCGGACCATCATCGATGCTCTGGGCGGGGTGGACGTGAACGTCCGATGTCCGCTGTATGATGTGTTCCCGGATCCCGACAACCCGGCGATCACCGACACGCTCGCCCTGCCCGCGCCGGGCCGCTACCATCTGGATGGCCAGCAGGCCCTGTGGTATATGCGGTCCCGGCATTCGACCAGCGATTTCGACCGCTCGCGCCGGCAGCAGCAGGTGCTGGAAGGATTGCTGGATCGGTTGAAGGAAGGCGGGTGGCTCCTGCGCGTCCCATCCCTCTGGTCCGGGATCCGCCAGACGGTGCAGACGGACCTGGGGCTGGAGGAAGTGCTCTGGCTGGCTTCCATCGGGGTGCGCCTGGATCGGAGCCGCATCGCCCGGGGGTGGCTGCATCCGGTTCTGGCTCCCAGCACCATCTCCACCACCGCGGGGAGCGAGCTGTTTGTTTACCTGCCGACGGAGCAGGCGTATTCCTACCTGGAGCGGTTCCTGCTGGGTCCATTACCCGCGGAAGCTTCGCCCATTGCCCGGGTGGAGGTCATCAACGCCAGTGGGAATCCCTTTTATGGGGAGATGGCGGTGGAGATCCTGCGGGAGGCCGGGTTTCAGGCCGTCCGGATGGTGGAGGCGGCGCCGGACGGACAGCCCACGCGGGTGATCGCCATGGGCTCCGCCGGATCCTCCACGGCCGCTTCGGCGCTCCTGCGGGCCTTCCGGCTGCCGAGGTCCCGTCTCGAAGTTTCCCCCGAGCCGGGCGCGGAAGCCCCCTATCGGATCTGGCTGGGGGCCGACTTCAACCCGTGCGTCCGATAG